From Lucilia cuprina isolate Lc7/37 chromosome 4, ASM2204524v1, whole genome shotgun sequence:
ATCATAATCGAAATAATACCAGTCAGCAATATGAACACAGCAAGAAACATCATCGtagtgaagaaaaaaaagacaaacacaAAGATAGACACAAGGATCGCAGTAGTAGCAGCAGTAATGGACACAAGGAACATAGCAAACAGTCTTCATCTCATAATAGTGAAAAATCATCAAAAAACTCAAATGAAAATCATAAATCATCATCGTCTTCAAAAGAGAAAGAGAGTCATCATAAAAGCAGCAGTAGCAGTCATAAGGATAAGGAGAGAGAAAAAGAGAAGACCGATCAGAAAAGTAGTAGAGATAAAGATAAGCATAAAGAGCGAGATCATGATAAGGACAAAGAACGTAGCGACAGAAAGCGTGAAGAAAAATCAAAAGCGGATAAAGAACACAAATCGGAATCACCCAGTAACACTCTTTCATCTCAACACAAAAGTAGTAGTAATTCAAGCAGTTCTAAATCTAAGCATGAGGACAAACACAGTCAATCCTCGTCGAAGGATAAAGAACGCTCGGATAAACATAAAAGTTCTTCAAAAGATAAAGTACGAACAAAAgatgtaagtttttttaattttttaatgatttttgtcTCTATTTAACACACATTTTCTtgtaaaattaaaggaaaagtCCTCATCCCAAACATCCTCTTCAAAAGATAAAAATGAACACAAATCTTCTTCAACACCATCTACCTCTAAATCCTCAACCAAAGATCCCGACAGTGCCGACCGAAAAAGACGTCACAATTCTGATAATGACTCTAACGACTTTAAATCTCCACAACCTAAAGTGGCAAAAGTACATaaatcatcatcgtcatcctcAACACTAGCCTCCAAATCGGAAACTTCTCCACCTTTGCAGACGGCAGAAGAAGATGCAGTAGATGATAGTTTTGATTCGTCGATGGGTGCTAATTTCGATGATGTCTTGGGTATGTTAAATATGCCGATCAAAAAGAGCAAAAAGTCAACGAAATCACCCTCTACACCCGCCAGCGGCAGTAGTACAGCTAAAAAGGAAACTACCACACCGCATAGGCCAACAACAAGCAGCAGTAGTAGCAGTAGTAGTGGGAGTGCTGTTGCTAACAAAGTAAATGGTACAAGAATAGCATTTACTTCCAATTCCTCATCATCATACTCAACGCCAAGTACTTCAAAAGCCAGTACAATGgtaagttaaagaaaatattaaaaaaaattcaataaaaatcaaaaggaTTACGTATTTCTCACAGAAACCGGATTTGCTGGCACCATCTGCAAAATTAGAACCTTTAGATCCTAGCATTGCCTTAGAATTGCCCACAATATCTACCAATTATAAGCCTATGCCGCTTAATCAAACTGTTATGGATTGTGTGTTTAATAACTCTGCTGCCTCATCCAGACCTGTGCGCACCCTAACCGATGCGGAAGCTATAACTCATGGTATTTCATCAAAAACAATGAGGTACTATAATTATATGATTCATGCGAGTTTAGTggttgaatttaattttttttttaatttttagaacaaaaatttattctGGTGTTCGCACTGGACAAACATTTCAAGTACCCAGTCTATTTGACATGTGCATAAGAATATTACAAAAGAATATTGATGGTAATTTGCATAGTATTATtggtaaattattttcattaaaattaatttctatatgATAAATAAAGCATTGGAGTACACGGGCGGTGTGCCTTTTGAAGTTCTTAAGCCGGTCTTGGAACGTGCTTCACCTCAACAGTTGTATGTTTTCGAAGAATATAATCCCTATCTTATGGAAGATAGTGATGTTTTATGGCAACAACATGTTTCACGTAACTATCGTACAAAGAAACGACTTGAAAATGAATCGTGGAGAGAAATGTACATTGTAAGTACAAAagggaaattatttaattatgagaaaaaaataaacttgttaTCTTAATTAATGTTAACAGCGTTGCCAAGAAGAAGACGAACGTAGACTAAGTGTTCTAAAGGATTCTATAAAAGCATCACAAAAAATAGCAGCAGCTCCCGTGCGAAAAACACAATTGGCGTTCGTAGATTCAATGGTTAAGCCGCCACGTAATATTCAAAAAAGACAAGAACAATTCGGAACAAAATCTAAAATGGTGGCCACACCAGCGGCACGTGTAGCCTCGCTATCTAGCGTAACACCGAATGCAGCTAAAACAGGAGATCAAAGGCTTAGAGTGGCACCCACTGTTAGAGATCATGCTCAAGTCTGTaagtattaaaacataaaaaaaaactttttttcaaatattgatttaaaaaaaaataatttttgcatacTTACAGCTTCATCAATACGTAACAAAAAAGCTCCACTTATGCAAAAGACCCTACAATTTATAAGGGGTCGTCATAAGCGTTAAATAatatacgtttttaaaataatcttcTTTTAAGTCtcatttatattataaacattatatagacatttatttaaaacaaaacaaatagcaacttgataatttattaatattaaaatatttatagcgTGATATTTgcctatttttcaaaaaaaaaaaaaactttaaaatctctAAAACCCTACAAAATTGACACTTGTTTGTTATGAAAACTGTTCGAAATAgtaaatcattttatatttttgttcctttttaacTCTAACCCTCTAAagattattttcttctttacttACTCttagttattaattaaatttatttattttatataatttttgtctttAACTATTTACCACAAACAAACATCACTTTTTttctaatgtattttttttattctaatagGTCCTTGTGTAGAGAgaattaataagaaattaaatttttgctcaTAACATAATTGATActctttgtgttttttaatatcttaagattttcttttaacagttttttcaaCAATTAACAGTTTTAAATGGGCTGTgcataaaaatagaatttacatgttaattttccattttttttttcattgtcgTTAAAATGCAgctgttttttaataaactctgttagattttattaaattttaaaaattgtgttataaattcaaatcaaaaatcATTCATATATACAGTCAGTTTAAATATAGAGTTAAAGTCTCAATTGTTTAGAATTgtgcaagaaaaaaaataaataaattacataatattaaaaaataaaaaagaaattatttaaataaaaaaccaattataaacaaaatgtagttttatttgtttgtacctATTGCTACCAAATATTTCTTTCCTATTTAATATTAGCTGGGTCTACATAGATAGGTAAGTAATAACATTCTGTAAAACAGGTCCCAAATAAATCaatcaaaattgaaaaatcaatatttttaaaatttttatttatattgcagaaaagtacaaaaacaataataatataaaaacaccaCACACAACTTTAAGACACTTTCTAacttctaaattttataaactcaaACACATTCTAGGCATTCAAAACCCCACCACTAACATCTTTGCCAGGAGAGTTTTGTTCGATTTCTAAACCATTCAACATATCCAATAATTCGGCATCTGTAATTCCTATCTTTTGTGGCATGCTAACACTGATGTTGTTATTCTCAGTTACATTCTTAGTTGGTGTATTTGTGGACATTGATTCACCCATAATTTCCTTAAGCTCTTTCTCCAATTCATCTTCATCGGCCAACGAACCCAATGATTCATCTAAATTAGCATTAGATAAAGTATCTTGTATCTCTCTATACGAATCCATAGTTTCGCGTACATCTGATACAATTTCATCGACATTATCATATTTGAGATTGGATTCATCGAGAGCCCTTTGAAGAGCTTTCGAACCAAATTTGTAGGCATCCAGTATAACACCATTTAATTTGGCTTCATGAACATTTGAGAGTAATGTTTCTATGTTGTGTAAAGCTAAACTGCGACGTTCTGTAAAAACGGTTAATGTGTAAATAAATGTAAGAagctataatatatatttaaattcaaaattaccgTGATTTTTCtccaataaatgttttttgcgCAAATACGTTTTAGCCAGCAgccttttgttttctttaatatattgtCGTGCCTTATTTTCATTATCTTTAATTTCCATTTCGATGTCATCGATTTGTTTTactaaattagtttttgttacTTGTAAATTATGGATAGCATGATCATTTTCCGTAATATTAACATTAGGGTCTTCTTTCGCTACAAAATtcaagaaattgaaaaattaaaaacttgcaAATGTTcagattttataataaaatatctatTCAACTGAATAagtaactatttatttaaattacaaaattgaaATAGTCTATAGAAACAAATTCAGAAATTAGcgcataaactaaaaataaaaaactcctACTTACATGGTATCTTTACCAAATGAATTTGCAGTTCATTTGTATTTGTCTTGTATTCCAAACCAATTTTCCTTTGAACATTTAAAGTATGAAGACAAATACGCAAACATTCCTCAGATATATTCAATGAAGGACAAAGTTCTTTACTCAAATTGTCATAGTGATGAAGGGTACCCAAGTAGGGAGGCTGTAGCAATGTATTTTGTAATTCTGAGCAATATTGCTAAAAAAAGTAATCAAGTTATCAATTGTTGATGCTAGCATGTTTATTTAAGACTTACCCTTATAACCTCCATATGAATAAACTGTATTAGGCCAATTTGTGCTGCATCCAAAGCACCAAGTTTCTCTTTAATTTTATCGAAACCCCAAGATAATggtttctttacaaaactatTTACCGCCCAGCCGGACCAACTATTTTCCGGATCATACTCATAGTCTTTGCGTAAACGTATAAGTTTTTGTCTCTGCATTTCAACCAATACAACATCTAGACAACAGGGCACACGTTGGCCTTTAGTGAAATTGCTCTGCAATTCCTGTTTACAGAAATTGGCTTTACCTTTAAAAAGACAATATTCTCGTATAGTGTCTTgccaaaatttcatttttgagTCGTAATTTTCCGGATTAACACTACGGTCTCGAAATGGAGCCAATAGAACTTGGACTCGGGCATCATCTTGCCAGCACTTTGGATAAGGATATGGTTCGTTTAATTTGGTGTTTTTTATTGGAGTTGTTTGTGTGGACATTGTGTAAAGTGGACGTTTTTGCTTCTTGAAGTCTTTtggagaaaatattttttttgttttgttttgatttttttcttcaacagAGATATGACACAAGTTTGATAGAGATgggaaaatatttgtatagagATGTGTAAAATTCGATAAGAACATTGCATgtcaaattacaattacaaagaTTAACGACAGGCAACACAGCGTACGATAAACAAATGATGCTTTTGGCTTTTGCTTATgtccttatgcaaaaacgattattaaagttaacaatggtttactgcacacattttccatataaaaacaggttttaacaaccaatgttaacttaataatcgtttttgcataagacgATTAAAATTTAACGTGttcaatttttgattaaatgtattttttaatcaaaacgtaaaaagaaactttgaaataaaataaaagtttattatttataaacactatTATGGATTTAAATAACcacaaatatacataattatttgtatttccatttcgtattttattaaaagtttataaaactaaatttttgttcaaaattagaTTGATAAGCCAAGCTCTAAAATAATTCCCTATTATTTAATTCCCTGAATAAATTACAAGTTATAAAAAACCTTTTCatgtcaaaattatatttattattattaataatttattatagattttattataccctacaccactttagtggggagggtatattgggtttgtgctgatgtttgtaacgcacaataatattggttctatacccaccttaaagtatacaaatctgctcagaatcattttctgagtcgatttagctatgtccgtccgtctatggtactgtagacgaagcctattgaaaatagttaacatcggtccattatttcacctaggccccatagaactgaacccaacaaatagggcttttaagttcgtaattatgtttaatatactcgtatctcgacaaaaagctgcaaaaccaagctctatactagtcttgatgaccctgttgaactttattattatagggcctcatttcaccctagcccctctaaaaagctcccatcaaaattttacttaaatatccacagattttttaaacagtaaatggctttagtacaTCTGAGGCaatgtacaattcaacttaaatactttttaaacccATGTTTAAGcagaagaaaaattgtaaggaaattaatttcaaaaataatttattctatCCAagctttgtttaaaattttataatatgtattttttccttttccCACCCTGTTTTAAACatgtcattttaattaaaaacaattatatttcatttcaaaatttttcatttattaaaacaaaaagaaaattgttaaattagtaGTAGACCATTCAAAATTTTGGTAGAATTCCACGTTATGTACAAAACAGCTACTTTAAATTACTTACCTTTACAACCATAAGTAAAACTTATAAAACATTCTAGATATCGTCCACTTAATAGCAAAAGTCGTTATTCAATTATGGTGCCATTCAATGAAAAGTTCCGTTCACCGGGTCCAGCACTATACGATGCAAGCAATATTTCTTTGCTGAAATCGTCTAGCCCGCAATACAGTATTGGTTCACGCACGAAAATTCGATATCCAAATGTACCCGCAGCAAATGCATATGATCGCAGCAACTATAGACCCGGAAAGACAGCACCATCATACTCATTTGGTAGACGTTACTCCAATCGTTCGGTACCTTTAATTTTGCCagattataaaaaacattaaagatttggtcatttgttttaatgtagtttaataaaaaattaaataaatattagtaaatttttaaaatcatgttATTATCTGAAGCGGAATTTGTATGAAGAATAGAGAAATACAAGAACATTTATCTTAATCATGAACACAAAAGCCCTATTCCGATgtatcaataggcttcgtccatggGTCAAAAGATGTGTATGTgacaaatttaatcaaattatatttattattataattattgctACCTGTTGCTTGTGCACAAGGTGTATATTGACACACAATTGGGcaaacagacagacgtacacatgatataaaaaatattcacccCTAttttgcatttcgattacgttgccgcattcagttacgcaacgatcgTGGTATTCTAAAAATACCGAAATcgcaagaaaaagaagaagcaattccattttattttaatgtttaacgaTTATGTGTATTCCACGTTTTACGATCGtaagtgtttatttttgtgacGGAACTTCGAATAGGAACGAATTGCTATGCAAAAATGAATAGAGTGTATGATCTATTaaagtaatccaaaaactaCTCCACTTTGGATACACGATCAGTTGAGTTGTCTAATGTAATGCAGGCATGGATCaagtttttttgataaaaagaatGTTCATATCCTGCATTATATAGGACTATGTTGCGGATCAAGGGTGTATTTTTGGGATAATTCTGATGTAATGCATAGCTTTATTATGTGGTCCtcatatagttttataaaacatacaaatctTTGTTCGAACCTGTTTATCTTTATGTTTTTCAATgatcattattttattgatgTGAACCGACTAGTCATATAACATTTCTTAAATTgtcacaatttaaaaaaagtatatttttaattaaaatgtttatttacttcATTTTCTTTACtcgacaaaaattttcttttattttagctttaagttttccgactaaattaaaaaaatcgaaattaattgTATAATTCATCTGTTAACATAATTCGCATACAATGGGTTCAATaggtaaaataattaataattgaatTAATCATATTTAAACGATATTTCTAAAAGGTCCGGGTCCTGCTTATTCCCTACCCCCAACAATTGGCTATGAAAAACATGATCAGCGCAAACAGCGTAGTCCACAATATACAATGGGTGGTAGATTGAAAGTTAAAAATGTTAGTATAACACCAGGTCCTGGTATTAACACGCAAAATTTAACTCGTTATGGAAGAGTAACTAGTAAAGTGTACAGTATGGCGGCTAGAACATTTGTTAAAGGTATATAcataaagatattttatttacacacacTCTATATAAATTGTTGAATCAACTAATATTATTCCAAAACAAAAGATACCAGAAATATAGGTCCAGGCCCAGCGAATTATGATGTATCAAAAAGACCGTATGTAAATATCACAGCTCCACCCTCATATTCTATGGGTCGACGTGAtaattttcgttttaaaaatatatgccCCGGACCTAATGCCTATGGCATTAAAGATGGCGTAGTTAAAAAATCAGCTCCGGCTTATAGCATGTACATAATCAATCTGTTAGTTTTTAATTCTTCACTTCTTATCTATGCTATCTTTTGTTATTTACAGAGGCATAAAGACAGCTTTAAAAGACAAGGCCGGCTCTCCAGGACCGGCTAATTATCCTGCCAGTAATTTAAAAGTAACAAAGTCAAAAGCACCAGAATATTCCATGTATCCCCGCTCAAAAATTGTTGATAAGTCTATAGTGCCCGGTTCGAATGCCTACGATCGCACAAACTATAAGCCGGGTAAATCATCCCCAGCTTATTCTTTCGGTATACGCCATTCTCCGAAAGCACCACCCATGATAGTGTCTTGTGATAATGTATGAATTATGAAttaatttggttaaaaaaagtTGACGCAGAAAATATGATGAATTTCATTATGTCTGtttgatttgttattattatccgaatatttttacattttattttcggATAAGAATAAGTTTTCAAGtggagaaaattataaattatatatttttaagaagtttttataAGCTTACTAGTAAAGAACAAAATAgtttaactaattaatttttaaagttttggaaaaaaatttttgaaaaaattataaataatttctaaattaaagtgcaataaaaaattgaaataaattaaaatttatgtgaagttatatttttaataatcgcTCTACGttctattataaaaaagttacattgaacaaattttttctgGAGATGCAAAAAACCTTCTAAAATgattaataaaccaaaaatgttcaatattgcctaaatttaagcttaaattttattaagaaattagtatttgaagaaaaatttgcgGTGTTCGCAAACTTGAGAATTACGCCCTTGAGAATTAGCTTTTTCTGAAAACCAAAAGGGCGTAAGTTACATTAAAAATAGTAaggttcaacatttttaactcGTTGGTCAAATAGGCCGAAACATGGAAGGCATAAGGCTTCTTTGTTAACGTGTAGATGTTCGACAATAGGAagttatctttaaaaaattctaaaactgTTAAAGTAAACTTTAAATCGCAGGATTTACTAAAAGTgtcattttggttttatttaatgccaacttacaacattttacaatttcgaagttaaaaattcaaaagaattttaaaattttcatgaattttaaggtaattttagaatataattttttagaatatCGTTGATAGGGACGTTGATTTTAATTGTGGGAGTGTAAAATTTTGCAGGAACATGTATTTTGATACGGTGCATAATAATTAATCAAAAGGtcgattttgacttttttgtaacttagggcctttttaatttcatatgacgatatgtATTTTCACAGCATAGAAAGTTGGTTATCATGTAGCATAGACgatctattaaaatttatcgAGATACAAATCCACAAATACTTCCTTTTTCGGGGATTTAAATGATTTgtacatatttgaataaaacACACTTTAAGTCGTAGGTTTTGCGAATTCGAAATTTTAAATGCTGCCATCAGTCAAtgttaaaatttctcaaaaaattatttgttgaaaaccaaaaattctatttttttatagtttcttctacaatttgtttaaaaatcaaaaattctattatttttttttttaatatttttataaagtttcttctacaatttgtttaaatcttcGAAGAAAACCTACTGGTGAGTAACATAGTGAGGAAGTCGTGATATCGACGTATCCTcgtattaataaaatgtataaaggaCGACAAAAACTACTGTATAAAATGtataactttcaaaaaattctcgtgtgtatatttaaatttcaaatcttatcagaaaattactattacttataaagtttttcttcttccaaaattattattttataggtttaattgaccaataacactcagttaaactaagataatgaGTGACGTTACTGATTACTAAGAAACACAAAACCTACACTAAACTaggtttaaataaatacttttatttggATATTACCGACCAAAATCTGTCACCTTAAAAAGAAAAGGTGCTATCAACATATAAGGCTATATTTACAACTTTAAAAGCCGTTTGCGTATCGTCTCCACGACAATTGAATCTTTGCTCCGAAACGATTCGAGTCTTAAACGACCAAAGTTTTTCAACTCAACGATAGCTGTATCAACCGATTTTACTCTAGGATAGAACTTTGGATCGCAGTCGAATTGCAGCAACAACATTGTCAATtcttaaacaagtaaaaaagtgtagtcgggcgtgaccgaccatatgataccatacaccagttatgaatattctATTAGGaacataataaagcatttgtcTGGAATATTACCTTGACTCCgatttatttaagcaatttattgacgtAAAACTTTTTTGCTGAAAATGGTTTTATATGGGCAATGTAGCAAATGTGAATTGATACCGATGAAATGGACTGGATagctttatatttatataataattgtcTGTGATAAATTTCATTGCAATAACAGTGTTAATAAGTGAATTGCGGATATTCAAGTCATTTTCCGAATGGGGGCTAAAGTCAAATGAAGTCCGATCATTTAGAAATTCGGCAAGGTCAttaaggcttgtataaaacttagttgtgcgaaCTTTTATCgagatacatttatattatacagaattatgagctcaaaagcccttttcggggggttcagttgtatggggtctaggtgaaataatggaccgattttaactattttcaataggcttcgtccttgggtcaaaagaaaCATATATGCCaaatcatcaaattatcttaaaaattgcgatctgtactTTGATAACAATTAAATCAATACAGAAAGTGATtatgagtcgatcggtatacttaaaggtgggtatagtattaatattttagtgcgttacaaacatcagcacaaacgcataatacccttcccactatagtggtgtagggtataaacagtcTTTGAACTTTCGAAGATTTGTCTATAGTAATTAGGGTTGTCATTCgaattaaattattcaattaatcgagaaaaaaattagatttcttttaaagaataaaaaatttctcatttaatataaaatacaaactgAGCAAAAAATAacgtaatattttgtaaatcaaATGGTAAATGTATAGAGTTTTTAAAGATCttttataattgaatgaaatcttttaatactttttgcaatttataaaaatttatatattgtaaTGTTTAGAAGTGATTCtttgcattttttaattttgcaattaattaaACAGATAGTTCCCATAAAACCTGTTTCAGTAGAATTTAATGGCAATTCTGTTGTTTTTAAGCGAGTTACATATgtacgtttaagtaattttctaatatGATCTTTATAATCTTTATGATCTTTAAATCGTAGAACGATATTGCCCATCTCTCTAGCTCGTCCCGTTTGGACTATATAGTAAAAATATGTTAGCTGATAAAATGTACACATATTTCCTCACGTAAGTTAAACATCGTATACATATATCATTAAAGGCCTCAGATTCTAATTTTAAATCAGCTGAGAAATTTAATATAGGTTGAGATTCAATTAAGTTACTGACTTATAAGTGCATCAATGTATGCATATCCGTTCTATATCCGTATAATAagattttggaggtgtttggcaagttttatttttattttattaaattattcaaataaaaacttttattccttattctttcgaataatcgaacaatttttaaaatttaatcgacTACtcgtgtaaaaaaaatattgcaagtttttattcgaatgactTAAAAATCGAATAATTGGCAGCCCTAATAGAAATGTAGCAAGTTATCATGCTTGAATGTAACGAGTAAGTTCTAATAGATGCCTGACTGTCAACATAAAGGATTATTCTGATCCCCTAGTAATGTGTGGTTTAATGTTATCTATGGCTTCTCGAATTGCTAAGATCTCCGCCTGAATAACAAAACATTCGTTGCTATTAATCAGACCAACTCTGGCCTTTGTGCGGGATTGCAACTTGCATACATTCGTAAAGACTGCTCACCCTACAAACATTATCAATCAATCCTTTTAAGGGGTGTAACTAAATGATAGAAATAACCTCAATACCTCCGTCAATCTCTGTTTAACTGACAAAAATACATTGCGCTcattaaatctaattttttaaattaaatagttgTTTGTTTCTActgtaaaattttcgaaatgtaAGGTATGACAGTTTGCGTTTTAGGTAATgggtttaaaattttgttataattgtgTTGGCCGTAATGTTGTTCATAAGTATATAATTCTCAGTATAATATATTATTCGCATAAATGTGTTTtcatcgaaaatatttttttaactattaacaataacaatttaattcaaACCTGTTACATTTATATATGACATACTCTGTAACATGCCTGGTCAAACATCAAGATTTCTCCAATTTTTCACctaattgaatgaaaaaaataaattatttagttaaataatatGCATTAAGTTCAATAAAACTTTAGCGACTTACGACATTTCTATaccaaattacttttaaaacacttttctaacaaaaatctCTTTGAAAagtctcacacacacacattattAACGGCAATCAAAATTCTGTAAATtcggaaaaaagagaaaaaaacaacaaacactttAGTGAAAGTGTAATAAGAAGAATATTtaacaatacaataaaaatttattgttaaaagaatcatttaatatgttttcatttctTGGAAAAAAAaggtttgaaaataattaaatgattct
This genomic window contains:
- the LOC111675767 gene encoding transcription elongation factor B polypeptide 3, which codes for MTSIVEVIQHYQRSIDSSQDNEARLLHCINKLYKLPIKVEHLQETGVGKTVNSLRKFNGEIGVAAKTLVTKWKAMVAAEEEPMDTTSQTNESETHNGSNGDDGGTTPHDEEDENHNRNNTSQQYEHSKKHHRSEEKKDKHKDRHKDRSSSSSNGHKEHSKQSSSHNSEKSSKNSNENHKSSSSSKEKESHHKSSSSSHKDKEREKEKTDQKSSRDKDKHKERDHDKDKERSDRKREEKSKADKEHKSESPSNTLSSQHKSSSNSSSSKSKHEDKHSQSSSKDKERSDKHKSSSKDKVRTKDEKSSSQTSSSKDKNEHKSSSTPSTSKSSTKDPDSADRKRRHNSDNDSNDFKSPQPKVAKVHKSSSSSSTLASKSETSPPLQTAEEDAVDDSFDSSMGANFDDVLGMLNMPIKKSKKSTKSPSTPASGSSTAKKETTTPHRPTTSSSSSSSSGSAVANKVNGTRIAFTSNSSSSYSTPSTSKASTMKPDLLAPSAKLEPLDPSIALELPTISTNYKPMPLNQTVMDCVFNNSAASSRPVRTLTDAEAITHGISSKTMRTKIYSGVRTGQTFQVPSLFDMCIRILQKNIDALEYTGGVPFEVLKPVLERASPQQLYVFEEYNPYLMEDSDVLWQQHVSRNYRTKKRLENESWREMYIRCQEEDERRLSVLKDSIKASQKIAAAPVRKTQLAFVDSMVKPPRNIQKRQEQFGTKSKMVATPAARVASLSSVTPNAAKTGDQRLRVAPTVRDHAQVSSSIRNKKAPLMQKTLQFIRGRHKR
- the LOC111675792 gene encoding charged multivesicular body protein 7 — its product is MSTQTTPIKNTKLNEPYPYPKCWQDDARVQVLLAPFRDRSVNPENYDSKMKFWQDTIREYCLFKGKANFCKQELQSNFTKGQRVPCCLDVVLVEMQRQKLIRLRKDYEYDPENSWSGWAVNSFVKKPLSWGFDKIKEKLGALDAAQIGLIQFIHMEVIRQYCSELQNTLLQPPYLGTLHHYDNLSKELCPSLNISEECLRICLHTLNVQRKIGLEYKTNTNELQIHLVKIPSKEDPNVNITENDHAIHNLQVTKTNLVKQIDDIEMEIKDNENKARQYIKENKRLLAKTYLRKKHLLEKNHERRSLALHNIETLLSNVHEAKLNGVILDAYKFGSKALQRALDESNLKYDNVDEIVSDVRETMDSYREIQDTLSNANLDESLGSLADEDELEKELKEIMGESMSTNTPTKNVTENNNISVSMPQKIGITDAELLDMLNGLEIEQNSPGKDVSGGVLNA
- the LOC111675803 gene encoding outer dense fiber protein 3-like; the protein is MGSIGPGPAYSLPPTIGYEKHDQRKQRSPQYTMGGRLKVKNVSITPGPGINTQNLTRYGRVTSKVYSMAARTFVKDTRNIGPGPANYDVSKRPYVNITAPPSYSMGRRDNFRFKNICPGPNAYGIKDGVVKKSAPAYSIGIKTALKDKAGSPGPANYPASNLKVTKSKAPEYSMYPRSKIVDKSIVPGSNAYDRTNYKPGKSSPAYSFGIRHSPKAPPMIVSCDNV